Within the Medicago truncatula cultivar Jemalong A17 chromosome 4, MtrunA17r5.0-ANR, whole genome shotgun sequence genome, the region AGAAGATGTCAGGCGGTTTTTTTCGAGTAAGTTCATCTCAAACCATTGAATTCActattttaattattcatttgatttttgtaaTAATGAATCGTTATTTAATCATTTCTCAGATCTTATTTGCGACTTTAATTTGATGAGTATGCtatgaaattagggttcaaAACTTTGAATATTTGTTGATGAAACTGAATTAAGAGCTCTGCTGTAATTCAACTTGTTATAGtgattttttgttatgtttttaaatttttgtattgaTAATTGAAAAATGATACTTAGCTTATGAATTATACATGTTGAATTTTGGTTGTAGGGTACATCTGCGGATCAGGATACTCGGTTTTCGAACAAGCAAGCGAAGCTGCTTAAGTCGCAGAAGTTTGCGCCGGAATTGGAGCATCTGGTTTGTTTCCTTGATAGATTAAGTTAGATtcgctgatttttttttttcctagggAGAATTATCTTGTAGCACTTACTTTCGATAGCGGACACCAGACAcgtgtgattacattcaattatgccATTTTTCTTAGTTATTACCGGTGTTAACGTGTTAGTGTCGTGTCTGGTGTATGCGtctgtgtcagtgcttcatGGATAATTATTTCCAACTGCATTTGATGTTTGGAACCACAAGCATCATTGTGTATATGATCTCgatatatgtatttatttattttaattagtgaCAGCGCTTTCCTCTCtgctatttttttaatgtgaGCCGTGCTTGAAAAATGATTTGCAGGTGGACATGACGAAGGTGAATATGGACGTAATGAGGCCTTGGATCACTAGAAAAGTGACCGAGCTTCTTGGGTTTGAAGACGAAGTGCTTATTAACTTCATACATGGTCTTCTGGAAGCGAAGgtaatttattgtttttgaacTATTTTGGTTATACGGTAATCTTGGAGATTAATGGTGCTTTCaacattctattttttatttgctgAATCCTTActttattgtttctttattattattattattattattattattattattattattattaaatatcaaATTGTATTTGTTGAAATCAATGTGGCATTTATTTCAAACATTATATTCACTTTGAGTTTGAGTTGTAACTGTATCTTTTTCCTCTAAATGAACTATAATTGATTTACATGCACTTTCTGATAAAGCCATGCTTTAATTTTTTACCTTCTTGCAACATTCGGTTTGTAATGATGCAGAAAGTTAACGGGAAGGAAATTCAAATACAAATTACTGGATTCATGGAAAAAAACACCGGCAAGTTCATGAAGGAGCTTTGGACACTTCTTCTCAGTGCACAGAAAAATGCCAGTGGTGTTCCTCAGCAGTTCTTGGATGCTAAAGAAGAAGAACTCCTGAAAAAGAaggttcttttaattcttgatTTACCATTCACTGGGTATCAAAATACCTTTTATccttacactttttttttggccTTTCTGAATAAAGTTTTTTACTGTGGATGGATTAGGCTGAAAGCGATAGGATAACAAGTGAAATTCAGAGGAAGAAAGATAAGGAGAGTAAAGATATCATGGAAGAGAGGCTGAAGAAACTGGTAATACTATTTGTTCGTTGCTGGATTACATTTCATAGGGCTGAGATTTTGGTTTTAACTTCCATTTGTGTTTTCATTGCGCTCAGCTAGCTTCTGCAATTATTTGGGTTCATGTCCTTTACCTCAAACTACTGTAGGATGGTCGTCTAGATGCAAAGGATAATGATGCTGCTTCAGATCCAACTTTGAAGTCCAGGGATTCAGGGCACTACATTCAGGATGGAAAACAAACTGACAGGAATGGTGTTAGAGCAAGGAACAGGTAAAATCGGCCAATTCCttcttttttaatcattatgtgctgatgtttatttctatttcattttcttattgGTTTCACAGTGGGTCAAACTTAAATATATAAGCTAAACTATGTTTTCAGCTTCTTAAAGTGGAAGGACTCGTGTTATGATTTTATAAAGTGAGACATGGTGGAAGTGGTTAGGCATCATTCTAGCAGTTGTATGCATAACTAAAATATGCATGCATAATAATTACTGGCCTTCACTGGCCCTCAAACTACGGTGTTATGAAGTCATTTTAATCCTAACAAAAAGATGCATAACTAAGAGCATTAGTAGTTGTATCTCACTTTGGCCATCACAGACCCTCTAATAGGTATAATATAAACTTAATAACAagccaacaaaaacaaattttgtagaACCTTCCAAAGTCGCCATATGAAATCCTtctagtgggataaggcttggttgttgttgctcATAATTTTCCTCGACAACTATAGAATTgtataacataataattaatgcAAAGCATTGGGAAAATCACATGAAATTTGTAAAACTATCTGTGTTATGAAGTCATTTGAATCCATTgttttttgatattttgtatGTTGTATTAATTGTTGGAATAGCCTCTGTtcagtttttcaattttcttttagcTTAAActctattattttgttgttgggtCAGTGTTTAGGCAGAGAGCATCTTGGTGAACTCGGCTCTGCACCTAAAAACCCTGTTAAATGAGTACTTGAATCTTTAGTACTGATTAGCTTTTACTCTCTTATAGGATTTCTCCACATTCACCTGCAGTTTTCAATTCACCTTATCGGTACCACCATAACACTTAACACATTTTCCATCTTGTATATTGGATTGAAATGCTctaaatattatatttgctaTCTTTGACAGAGGCTCACCTGCAAGGGCAATCAGTAAATCATTTTCGAATTCCCGAAGTTATTCAAGGTTTGCTTTTGCATATGCTAACTTAGTTTCGTCTGGCTTTATATGTTCATGTAGCTTTTTCCATTCAGTAGCATAATCTGATGGGTATTAGATGTTCAACTTTGCCAGCTAACGGATCTTTATTTTGCTTCCGCCCCGTTTAGCCTTTATTAATGAGTAATATAttgcacatttaatttttatttggatttgtCAGATCTCCAAAGGGTGGAGGGCGTTCCATTTCTTCTGAAAGGATACAGCGGTCTTCACGACGACAATCTATTTCTCCTCGAAGACGTTCACCACAAAGATCTCCTCACAGGAGGCCATCTTATTCAAGGAGAAGATCTAGATCTAGCTCATCTTCTCCTATCCGACGTGGAATGCATTCTCCATTTCGTCGACGCAGAACACCCTCTCCTGTTCAAAGACGCAGAACACCCTCTCCTGTTAGACGGAGATCGCCCTCTCCAGTTCGACGACGAAGATCACCCTCTCCAGTACGACGACGCAGATCACCACCTTCTCCAGTACGACGACGCAGATCACCACCTTCTCCCGTACGACAACGCAGATCACCTTATCCTGCACGGAGACGCAGATCTCCCTCTCCTGTGCGACGACGCAGATCACCTTCTCCTATACGACGACGTAGATCACCTTCTCCAATGAACCGACGGAGATCACCATCACCTATTAGACGAAGGTCACCCTCACCACTGCAACAGAGATCTCCTAGTATGCGGCGCAGGTCACCTTCACCGATGCGTCGAATACCACTAAGCCGTGGACGGAGGTCAAGCTCTCCAATGCAATCCCCCGTAATGCGAAGGTATGATAGTAGAACTCCACGGCGCAGGTCTCCATCTCCTTTGCAGCATAGGTCACCTGTTTCGGGCAAGAAAAGATCTGCAAGTGCCTCCCCTAAGAGGTCTCCTTCTCAAGATGAATGGAGTTCTCAGTCTCCTGTACGTGTATCTCCATCTCCAGTCAGGAGGAGAACTTCACCAAGACACCAAAGAAGTCCTTTGCAGTCTTCTATGGGAAGAGTCAGGTATAGTGACACTTGAGGGAATGCTTGAACaagtttgtttgatttttctttggTGTGCATGATTTTAATGTGATGATAggaaaacttttaaaaaagaaatattttaaatttttatttaattcaattttgaaGTAGGCTTATAGTTTAATAACCAGAATTACCATTATGGTTCTACTCCATATCCTGTTTGGAGCTGTGAAATTTTgtagaatgatttttttaaataaggttTGTTTTTGCAAGAAAGTTTATGAAATCTGTGGTGATACATGTTGCAGGGTGCAAAAAATATTGTCACCGGAAGTTTATCAACCCTCTAGTCCTTTGCGGTCTGTACAGAGAGATAAAAATGGCAAAGCTTCAGGCTATAAATCACAAGATTCAATGTCCACACCAGATAAGTCTCCAATCCGATCAATATCACCACCACAAGCAAGAAGTAAGACCAGCAGTAAAAATAGAAGGTAACTTTCTATGACTTCTCATATAACTCTTTTATCTGCTCATGGTTGCCTGCCTGCAGTTGTTAGTTTATGCATATTTATTTTGGCTTTTGAAAATGTATAGTCCACATGAAATCTCTCTAAGGCAACCAAGAGATAAATTGACCAATAAAGGAAGCTTGAGTCCCCGCTTGAGTCCCCCAAAGAAGCCAACAAACCATAAACCTACCCATGACATCCCAGAGACAAGTGAAGGAGCAGAAGAAGCATATTATTCTAGGTTTGAATACGAATTGGATAGCTTTCATTTACTTCttttaaatataagaaatatAAATCACTGTCattgatttgtttgttgttttgcttgctttttttttctcctttttcatttcttcctaTTTCTCTTGTAGAGAGCGCAAAGATCCTAAATCAAATTCATCCGAAAAGAAATCAAGACACTCCCCAGTTAGTAAGCGAATAGGTTCATCTGCAAAATTTCATGACGAGGATGAGTTTTATCCTGAAAGGGCAGCAAGTCATCTTGCTTCTGATACTAAGCATTATGATAATAATGAAAGGAATAAGAAAGGCCAGGATATAAAATGGTAAGATGATTAGCATACTGCACTTGTTCTAACTAGTTTGAATGACTTCACACTGTACATCTCTGATAATGGTAAACTCCTTTGGCAGTGATAAATCTTCTGGCAAGGGAGGCGAGTCTCCTGGTCAACAGAAGTCACCAATGAACAAGGAGTTTTTTTCTGGCGAGAAGCTTCGCGATACTTATGCTgcagaaacaaaaaaaactgaTGACAAGGatcaaatcaattcaaaataTGCCAAAAGTAGTGATCAGCACCACAAATCAGAAGGCACTCAAGATTTAGTTGGAAAAGTTGATCACGTCAATCAGAGTGCTTCTTATGATTCTGTTTCTGAAGAAAGTGACAAGCATAGAAGGGATGGAAAGGATAGGAGAAAGCATAAAAGGTCAGAGAGAAAAGTTGTTTCTTCTGATGAGAATGATAGTTATGATTCTGAGTTAGAAGACAGGAAAGAGGCCAAGAGGAGGAAAaaggaggagaagaagaagctGCGAAAGGAGGAGAAGCATCGAAAGCGGGAAGAGAGACGGCGAAAAAGGGAAGAGCGGCATGCTGAAAAGCTGAAAATGAAGAGTAAACCAGGCTATATTTCAGACAATGAGGAAGCTGAACGAAGGGATGGTCATCAaagtgatgatgaagaagaaccATACGATCCAAAGAAGCTTGAGATTGAGCTGCGTAATAAGGCTCTCGAGTCCCTCAAAGCAAAGAAGAGCATGAACAATTAACTATTATACTTCTTTGTTTTAAGTGTTAAAAACTTCAGAAATATCTTTAGCTTCTTTGAACATATGGTTTTGCaaatgttatgttatttgttttttggtaAATGTTTGATGTTGTCTATCTTTAATGCTGGCAGCTGAATTGGATAAATGACGATTTCTGAGCAAATCTGTTGAGTACAACTCTATGCAGACATTCCTCTATATTTACCGGTAATATTTGTTTCCCCTTTGTTgggaatttcatgttttttatggtggtgcattttttatttcctttaattgttttgattgctatcttggtttattattttcttgtttgttttcctttactttgttttcttttacttttcccCATGGCTTTGATGCGGTTACTGGCATTTAGTTTCTTATTTGGACTAGATTGATCCAAAGGTCTTGTGAATATTAATCACGAGGTTGATACTAAATTACCTTTGTGGTTAATTGGTAGATGAATTTATGTCAACTCTAGATGACCTGGTGAGCAGACCATGTGCAGAACTATATTTTGAACTCCAAATCAGGTGAAGTTTTGTTTTCTGGAATTCTCCGAGTTGGTCCATCTTGAACTTGATGCAGCTGTATGTTTTGTACACATGTGTTGTCCTATATGTTCTTTGATTGTGTTCTAGAATatgtaattatattatttttatcattcttgTGTGGTGATCTTTTCTACTCTTTGCTTTGCAGTGCAATTATTTGTTTATGATATCTGTGCTTCTTTGCACGTACCTGTTTATACGGCTGTTACACTTGTATGTTTAATTTGGTCTTTTGTCTCGATTGAAAGGCCTATATCTTCGTTTTTGGTATGGCAACGTCCCCTGCTCCCAACTCCCCGCAAAAAACTTGACCCTGCCTCTGATAGGTTAAAAATTGTGCATCcctttaatgtttttttttttttttttttaaccatgaAATCAGAAGTTGTGATGACTGTTTCTAACATTCgatatttaaaatgttttgatatttgaaaataGTGGGAGAGAGGGAGTATCAAGGAAGAGACATTTTACTTGATATATTTGACTATTTCTGAAGTGAAATTATCTTTTAGAGGAAACAAAATTAAGTTGTGATATCATTTGTTAGAAATTAGGAGTGGATTTTAATTTGATGGTTTGTTATTTATGCggctataattttttaggtacCACTGGCTGTTTTTTGGTAAACTTTGTTTTAACCGATTCTTTAAATTAAGGCCCCCAATTTTGTTTGAAGCATTCTCTTGAATTTCAATTAGGATTTGATTTGTATACGTCAACAGTGTAAGTTTTTGTACAAATGCATATGATTAAATCACACCATGTAGGTATTTGTGGAGATAAAATTGACACTATGGTTTGATTTGGATGgattgtaaaatagttttagACTGTCTATGCATAGAAATTAATCTATTGTATGGTGTATTTTTTGTCGGTGGCTTACCGAAAATGTAGATAGATTGCTCAATACTCTACAAATAGAAAGTTATTTACTAAACATATTTCACCAATCTTGTCCAAACAAGGTTAGTTAGAGGAATCACATCCTTCGCGCATAAAACAAGATTAGTCAGAGGAATTGCATCCTTCACGCTTGAACACTCCCCAATCTTAATTGTTGTGTAATAGGAAGTTTTATCGCTTAGCTGGATAGGTATTGACGTGCAATCACAGATTTTTCTGCCTCTATTTCTTAATGTAGCTCTCGGCTCCCTCATCATTGATAATATTGAAGTCATCACAACTTGCTCCTTCTAATACATACAACCATTTGTTACTCCTTTTTACTTCTGGACGAATTTGTCATTCCAGATCGCACTTTAAATGCATTTCTAGGCAGTCAAGGCCGAAGTTGACATGATGGTATAAAACTTGTGGTTGCATGCTGGCATATATTGATGAGATGTGCAAATTTGTATGAACTTAGTTTACCGCATTCTTCCTCAGAAACATGTTTTGCGTCAATGAGGAGGACTGAGGAGGATCCTAGGAAAAGTACAAAATCCAACCTATTACGACTTATATACATGGGCTAAAACATAGGTTAAACGATGATATGGAACAAAgcaatgatatttaaacaaccatttggtacaaccttccttttctctcatttcattggtcaaaaacaatggaaagagaaaaagaaagagagagagtaagaatagagtgtgagtatgagagagaaaattgtctaaaaattgtcacaaagtggtcgtataaatatcatttctctatgaAATATAATGAGTTCGATCATGTTCCATGTCACTCCATTAATTTTTTAGAATTGAAACAATGAAATTTAACTTCATATCATTCCATTCCACTTATGTTCCATCCAAACAAAGTCTAAAAAGGGAACCTACAATGCCAAAATAAAGTGATTAACTCAATTACTAAGTATATTTTCGGGAAAAGTAAAATTTTTCgttatatttaatcattttaatgtaaatttaaattttaaactattaCTTACAAATCTTCGTAGCCAATATTGTAccataataaaaaatcatgtagtttttttattttgtttactaCATTGAAAAGTCTAGTAATTTTTATTGTTGGTTTTAACACttttggtgtgtttggtttgtaaAACAGCAAGGCAGAACGatacaacacaaggcagaacaacacatgacaaatattttatggtattgagtaattttttgttttatacgatttttgagggacaaaaatgctattttggtattttagacaacttgtacgtgggataaaaagttgtgctgtggtttggtgagggacaataatatgagtttttgtcctgtcccttgcctccagtttgtcctgtacctgaaacagttttacaaatcaaacaccgGACAATTAGAGTTGTTCCGTcctatctttcattttttagcaaatcaaaaaCACCATTTAGTTCTTAGAAAAATGGGTCCTAGTCATTCAGAGTTCGGTGTAAGTAATAAATATAGTTTGATCAAGAATTGTTTAACCGTAAATCGACCTATAAAAGTCATTTGACCCCAATTACTTATTTAAGTTCAataaatttttagagaaaaataagCACGAATTGAAGCATGGTTAGTGGTTGGAACTTAGAAGATACAAATTCCGAATCTAACAAGCAGCACGAATGGATGAAATGAAATGCATCACCACATATGGAGAAATATAATGTCATTTTCGTGGAATATGAACGTTTGGTGTTCAATATTTCTTCAATGGATAAACTCTGATTACGTGGCTAAATCCAATTCGCTACATCTAGCTTACCTCTTCTATTCAAGATAATTCCCACAAACACCAAACTAGATTAACGGTCCAAAGCCAAAGATAAACATTACTATGTTTATGTTTCACAAACCAAAAAACATGTTCTATAGTTGAAACAAAGAGTGTGAACTTGTTGGAAAATCTTAACTATAACCATCCATGGTTCCCACTCTTTCATCCAATTCTTTATCTCATCCAAAGTTGAATTTTAGGAACCAAACAAGGTTCAATGTCTATGCTAAAAAATCTGGAGGAGGGTCGTTTCCATCATTTGGATTAGGAAAaccaaaagatgaagaaaaagacCAACAAAATGGTTCATCAAACTCAATTAATAACCCTTTTCGATTCGACTTTGGAAAATTGCCTGACGTGACTTCTTTGATCCCTGTTGGGAGCAAAAATGGTTCTTTGCCAGGTTTGTCATTTGGAAGTCCTACAAGGAAGAAGGATCCTTCGACGGTTTTTGTTGCCGGTGCTACTGGTCAAGCTGGTATCCGCATTGCACAGACTTTGCTTAGAGAAGGGTTTAGTGTTAGAGCTGGTGTTCCTGAACTTGGTTCTGCTCAGGAATTGGCTCGTCTTGCTTCTCAATATAAGGTaatttaatttaacttcttaatcAACCATTAATTTGGATTATTAATGATCAAGATTCAAAAAGATGTTCCATACTATCTAGTATCAATGGCGTGTGTCCGGTGTCTGACATGTGTTTGACACGATATCTGATATCTCGACACATGTAGTTAGAATTTAATCACTGACATTTTCTTTGGTTGCATGTTTGTGTCTAGTATCGTATCTGGCCTTCATGTTTATGTCATTGCTTGATTTCATCTCTAAACTCAAAAGGGTCACTAGTGTGAAACTCTGAATCTTCTTGTATTGTTCTCTAGTTTCTCTTCTTTAAATTAAACATTTTCCTCAAATATACCCTTATTCTCTTAAATTCTTAATTAATCACACTTTTAGCGGAAAGATAAAGGATCAAATTGGCTTCTATTTACTGGAAGCCTATCGATGCAGTTGATGAATTGATTAATGTGATGTAAGATTTATCTATTATATCttgataaaaaatgttaatgtgAACAAGAAATATTAGGAAGTTAGCTAGGGGGAGGGGATGGGTTGAAGGGAGGGGACTTGGTCCAAAAGtttgaaagataaaatttaagagttttttttctCCCACTTACccacttaatttttttcattggaGTTAATTGAGGATACTAATGCATGCTCAATTCAGATTATATCAAACGAAGAGGCAAAGCGTCTCAATGCTGTGCAATCAAGCTTTGATGATGCAGACTCAATAGCAAAAGCAATAGGCAATGCAAGCAAAGTGGTTGTCACCATTGGTCTCA harbors:
- the LOC11427645 gene encoding serine/arginine repetitive matrix protein 1; this translates as MSGGFFRGTSADQDTRFSNKQAKLLKSQKFAPELEHLVDMTKVNMDVMRPWITRKVTELLGFEDEVLINFIHGLLEAKKVNGKEIQIQITGFMEKNTGKFMKELWTLLLSAQKNASGVPQQFLDAKEEELLKKKAESDRITSEIQRKKDKESKDIMEERLKKLDGRLDAKDNDAASDPTLKSRDSGHYIQDGKQTDRNGVRARNRISPHSPAVFNSPYRGSPARAISKSFSNSRSYSRSPKGGGRSISSERIQRSSRRQSISPRRRSPQRSPHRRPSYSRRRSRSSSSSPIRRGMHSPFRRRRTPSPVQRRRTPSPVRRRSPSPVRRRRSPSPVRRRRSPPSPVRRRRSPPSPVRQRRSPYPARRRRSPSPVRRRRSPSPIRRRRSPSPMNRRRSPSPIRRRSPSPLQQRSPSMRRRSPSPMRRIPLSRGRRSSSPMQSPVMRRYDSRTPRRRSPSPLQHRSPVSGKKRSASASPKRSPSQDEWSSQSPVRVSPSPVRRRTSPRHQRSPLQSSMGRVRVQKILSPEVYQPSSPLRSVQRDKNGKASGYKSQDSMSTPDKSPIRSISPPQARSKTSSKNRSPHEISLRQPRDKLTNKGSLSPRLSPPKKPTNHKPTHDIPETSEGAEEAYYSRERKDPKSNSSEKKSRHSPVSKRIGSSAKFHDEDEFYPERAASHLASDTKHYDNNERNKKGQDIKCDKSSGKGGESPGQQKSPMNKEFFSGEKLRDTYAAETKKTDDKDQINSKYAKSSDQHHKSEGTQDLVGKVDHVNQSASYDSVSEESDKHRRDGKDRRKHKRSERKVVSSDENDSYDSELEDRKEAKRRKKEEKKKLRKEEKHRKREERRRKREERHAEKLKMKSKPGYISDNEEAERRDGHQSDDEEEPYDPKKLEIELRNKALESLKAKKSMNN